ctctgctggggatCTCGTGCACACGGCAGAGCCTGAGTCCTGTGCCAGCTGTCAGATGGTGCTCCTTGTGTTGTCTTTCCCAGCTAGGGAAAGGACTGGGCCAGTAAATGGATTTTCCTCCTTTGAAGGCTTGTCAGGATGATCCTGTCATGCCACGGTGTTTCTCTGATGCTTTTATATATTGAGCTCTACAGATTTATACTGTCAGGCGTTTCATTCAGCtccaaattattcttttctgGTTCTTTTCTGTAGCATCCcaatttttcagtttcatttacAAAAGGAGATGTTTGCCTTGGGCATGGCACAGCTCCCACTGGTGCCACACACCCCTGCTGAGACACTgcttgctgctctcccagccacTGGGCAATTCCCACTCCAGCTGGGCTTTCTCCCAAGACTCACAGGAGCtctcccatggcagggacacctcccactgtcccaggctgctccagcctggccttgggcactgccagggatccaggggcagccacagctgctctgggcacctgtgccagggcctgcccaccccacattccttcccagtatccacCTATCCCTGCTCCTTTTCAGTTTGACCCCAAGTGTCAGAGCACAGCCATCACGGCTGGGTTTGGTGCCACTGGTGGTTCCAGCACCAGGACACCCCCAGCTCGTTGCACTCCTCACCTCTGGCCCCTCTTCCCAGAGGAATGCCAGCTTTTGTGATTCCCGTGGCTCTGGAGAGGGTCCATAACCAAACAAGCTCCTGCCAGGCAAGAGCTGCCTCTCAGCCCTTCCTCCACAGCCTGGGAGcgctgggacaggagctggttcacagaatcacaacaGAATTCCAGagtcactgaggctggaaaagccctcccagcccaggcagccccagctgtgcccgatgcccaccctgtccccagcccagagctctgagtgccacctccaggggacacctgcagggatgggcactccaaagctccctgggcagcttgaggccatgtcctcttgtcctgttccCAGCAGGCACGtgcacagggacacggggatgtCTTGTACTGCCAGGTTTGGAAGGAGGCAGCacatcccttcccagctggcACCTGGCTGCAGGGTCAGGTGCTCCTGGGACATTGTGCACTGTCCTGGAACATGGAATTCCTCTGAATGggaaaaggaaactgcagtTACAGGGAACAAGGTCCTTTTAATGTCAGTTTAAAGCCAAGAGGTGGTGCCAGCTCTGTCCTTTCAAGGGCAGGAAATCCAGAACTGGTCTCATTTTTGCAGAGAATGTGTTTGCAGGGATGTGTCCTGTGTTCCTCGAGTCAATCCTGGCTACAGGTCCTCCTGCCACTGGAAATTTTCCTCTCAAAGGGCTCATCTTCAAGGGGAGGAGAGCGAGAATATCCTCAATGACAAAACGCTTCTGGTGTCCTACAAAGCACCAGGCTGACACATTCAGCATCCTGGCTCCCGGGAGAGGGCTGAGCCATAAATaatgcaggagaaggagctgatTGTGCACAGCTTTGTGCTCTGGCTCTGGGAATCCAGAGGGTCGCAGGCAGCCAGAAATGAGCTGCTCGGGAttcatccagcagctccctggggctcCTTCCACCTGAGCTCCCTCGGCTGCCATCTCTGGgggctcctggggcaggggaggtgaggggaggggaggggaggggaggggaggggaggggaggggaggggaggggaggggaggggaggggaggggagaggagaggagaggagaggagaggagaggagaggagaggagaggagaggagaggagaggagaggagaggagaggagaggagaggagaggagaggagaggagaggagaggagaggagaggagaggagaggagaggagaggagaggagaggagaggagaggagaggagaggagaggagaggagaggagaggagaggagaggagaggagaggagaggagaggagaggagaggagaggagaggagaggagaggagaggagaggagaggagaggagaggagaggagaggagaggagaggagaggagaggagaggagaggagaggagaggagaggagaggagaggagaggagaggagaggagaggagaggagaggagaggagaggagaggagaggagaggagaggagaggagaggagaggagaggagaggagaggagaggagaggagaggagaggagaggagaggagaggagaggagacaaGTGAGCCCTTGAGGGTTCAGGTGAAAGGTGTGCCCGGGGGAGcggtgctgctctgcaggccaGGGGtgcctcccccagctcctccttggcACGTccagggtggcactgagggCCCGGATTCAGAGGGAAGGTGAGGTGCTGGCAGGCACCTGGGGGTATAAATCACTCAGCACCGGTCACTGAGGCCCCCAAATGGCCAGTGCAGGTTCAGGGGGAAGTGGATTTTTCGTGCTttggaacagcagagaaaagatTCAATTAAGCAGTTTCTGGGAAGTCCTTGGAATGTCTATTTCTGGGCAGTTGAGTCAATTATCAgtcaaatagaaaattatttctctccgatgaaagcagaaggaaatagATCCTGGTTTTAGGCTGTCTGTGGAATACATTTTCATTCCAGAGTGCATTACAGCACATTTAAGTTATACGTGTCTGTGTTGAAATCTGCACATCCTGCTCATTATGCTCATTAAAAATTAGgtatttaaagttaaaaaaccAGAGATCACTCATGAGGCATGAAAGTCTGCAAACAAATGCACATGAAAGTTATTGATTCAGAAAAGAGAGCATAGCAATGAGAGTCGAAGAGATAAGGATGAGTCGCGTTATCCCGAGGAGGGTGTGagctttataaaataataacCCATCATGGTTTGGGATCAGACAGAGCAGAGTGGAGCACAACAGACTGAGCACACTTCTAATCATTCAGCTGCaattaaagggaaataaatactGCTCAGTTAGGCTTCATACCCAATTACTTGCTTAGAGACTCTTTCCTGTTTGGTCAAGAGAAACCACAGGTAATAAATCTGAATTATTAAAGAGTTTGTAATTTGGCAGTTGCACACAGTAGCACAGGTGAATGACTGTGGTGATACCAGAgcagattttgggaaggaattcctggctggaagggtggggagggactgggatggaattgccagagcagctgtggctgcccctggatccctggcagtgcccagggccaggttggacactggggctggagcacctgggacagtgggagatgtccctgccatggcaggggtggcactggctggggtTTGAGGTCCTTttgaacccaaaccattctggggttCCACGTTGcacaaaatgcagtaaaaacCTCATTGACCATGGAGAGAATATTCATCCCAACATTTTGACACTTGACAAGACAGTAATTTCCCCATGTAAATGGAGACCTTTGCAATGTGGTGAGCTGCttacagcagcactgggactgTCACATGTCCCCGGGAGATGTGACCCTTCCTGGAGGAGCCACAGTGAAAGCGGGAATTCCTGAGATGCCCAGGCTGCCCGGGGCGGTGGCAGCCCCTCgtcagtgcccagcctggctccagctgagcagatggcactggagctgtgcctccctgccctcctgctctccagggGAGGCTGTGGGTGCAGGTGAGGGGGGCCCTGCTCGGTTCCTCGAACCAGGAACGGGGAATTTTGAGGCTGAGCTCCTCTGAAATTGTGGCTGTCACAGGCAATAACTCAGCCTTGCCGGGCTGCACTGATCTTCTGGGGAGAAGGGAACAggcaggcactgccagggagaCACGGGATTGCCAGCGGGAAGGAGAAGAACGGCAgtgaggagaaggagctgggctggggagggtcGGGCAGGGCGGGGTCCCACCtgcggggtgggggggacacCCACCGCAGCCAGCCCCGGCTCTGCCCTGCCGGACACACCCGGACGGCCGCGGGTCTCTCCTGTCGGCGCAGCTGCAGCCTGTTAACCCTTGCGCTGCTGAGGCCCGGGGCAGGCGCAGGGGCCGGGGTCAGCCTCAGCTGCGCAGGGGGGAAGCCCAAGGCAGCGAGTGCTGAGCGTGCTGCTGGTTCAAATGCTGCAGacgagctccaggagctgctaaACCGCGTTGTTTTGTATAGCGCCGGGCACAGTGCAGCCTCCATTCCTGTTGCCTCCTTCCATTGTGTGTCAGATTGATTCAAATGCACttatcctgaaatatttttaatatgtttatatCATTAAGTATTCTTCCTTTATAATTCCTCAACAGGTAAAATCTGAAGTGTCTCTTTAGAAAATAAGGTTGAATGTATGTGATTCAGGGGGGATTTGAGCCGGAAATGTGGCAGTGGTAGGTCAGATAAATCAGCACATGATCATTATaggatgggctgggctgggttaAATTCCACCCAGTGCCCCCCCCTGCCACGGccgggacacctcccactgtcccaggctgccccagtgtccaacctggccttggcactgccagggatccaagggcagccacagctgctctggcaattccagcccagccaggaattcccaattcccaatctcccacctctggcactgggagccattccctgggtcctgtccctccatcccttgtccccccatcccttgtccccagtccctctccagctctcctggagccccttcagaCCCTGCAGGGAATAACTTCTGGGAGAGTCCGGGCACTCCAGCACTCCCTtggggcaggcacaggcagcagcagctctcccaggtgtgggtgccagccctggctttggggggctccagctctgccctgtgcccaaaTGCCCCCAGAGCTGCCGCAGAGCCCGAGGCAGGATTCAGACAGGGCAGCCCgggggcagggcaggtggggaATCCCAAAGGGAATGCCACAGcacctccaggactgagggctAGCAGGAGTCTCTCGTTCAAGGAGCTCAGCCTTGCATTTTCCGCTCTCGGGCGGGTAAATGGTGTTCCGCAGCTAATCCCTAAAGGATGGCACTCTTGAAATATGACTTCTATCGAAAGTAGTACATCCACACATGGCATTACCCTTCCCAATAGAAAATGCTCTTTGACAGAGGAAAgagggcacagctgcagccggtgccacagctcagggacacccaggggaaggggagggatcAGCATTCCCACAGGAGGACATCAGGGAaaaccctggcacagcccatggCCGTGGGGTGAGGGGCCAGGGAGCAGTTACCATTTATCAAATCCATCCTGGACTGGGCACTGGGATGATTTCCAGCATATTGCCTGGAATGGAGGCTCTTCACTGCCAGTGACCTCTGTGCCTGGAGGCCCCAGCTCCAcggccacagccacagcagcactgggaatcTCTGCTGAACCTCTCCTTTCCATGGCAACTCCATTCCCATGGCACCTCCATTCCCACGGCAAAGGGATCGAGctcacagagtcacagagtcacagaattaCTGAATCAGAGAATTAGAGAATCACGGAgtcacagagtcatagaatcacagaatcacagaattactgaGTCACGCAATCACACAACCACAGAATCACggagtcacagagtcacagagtcacaggatcacaggatcacacagaatcacagaatcacagaattactgagtcacagaatcacagagtcacagagtcacagaatcacagagtcacagagtcacagaatcacagagtcacagaatcacagagtcacagaatcacaggatcacacagaatcacagaatcacagagtcacacagagtcacagagtcacagaattactgagtcacagaatcacagaatcacagaatcacaggatcacacagagtcacagaatcacacagagcCACAGATGCAGCAAGGCTGGAAGAGCCCTCAGCCCATCCAGCTGAGCcatcagcccagcagcagcacagccaccctgaGCCACATTCCCAGTGCCACACAGGCCAGACTTGCCCCCTTTTGATTTGCCTGGTTCAGGCTCACACGGACAAGGATGCATCTGTGCTGTGAAGGTCTCTGTGGTAAGGTTTATGCAGAAATATCACTGTAGGGGATATCATCAGTTGATAAGGGGCCCACAGTGCCTCATCCTGCTGGTGTcattccccctccctccctcttttgCAAGTTTATTCTCTTCTCCCGGCCGTGTTTTCAAGCACAAGCACCTGAAGCAAGCAGTGACCTATTTTCCTGGTTACCTGCAGATCCCCGGCTCCGAGGCTGCAGGAATGAGGATGTCAGAGCCTGCATTCTCACGCCAGAAGCCCAGGTGGATCCAAACTGGGATTGGTGCTGCCCGCCTGCCCCCGGGCTCGCTGCCCCTCTGTGGTGGGGCTCATGCCAGGGGAGCCCAGGGtgtgggggcactgggggacCCCACCCCGAACATGCCTGGGGGCTGGGCTcatctccagctctctgggcagagctgggtttgccagagccagcaggaggaggcagggctggaatgggGGCAGCAACgccaggcagaggcaggagcaccACGGATTAGCTTCAATTGCCTGGGAAAtgagccctgcccagctctgggagctgggccttgtttggggtgggtttgtgAGCCCTGATAGCCCAGGGCCTGCTCTGCCAcgcctggctgctgccagcccagtaTCCATGAATGCCTGCATCCTTTACGGGCACAGACTGAGAAAAACACGGTGCTTGCTCACGCTGGGCAAGATTTCAGAGTTGTCAGTATTCAGTCACTGAATTTCAGGGCTTGGAAGCTTTTCTGGCTTCCTTCCAGTCAAtccctgctgcacagcagctgcacagaacTCCTCAATGTCCTCAGAATGGAGCAGAACAGCAGCCACGAGCAGCAAAGCCCTGGAAAAGCACTGGATGGACTCAGCTCAACCACCGGGTGTGAGTTAAACACCAGGATGGTTCACAAAACACTGCAGCTAAACCAATCCctaaagctgggcaggagcaacGTTTCCCCTGCAGTGCAAgcccccagcccatccctgtgGCAGAGCTGAGAGCGGGGGAACgggctcaggctgggccaggggaggctcagggtgggcacgGGGAAAATTCCACCATGGCaagggctgtccagccctggcacagctgccagggcagtgctggagtgcCCACCCCTGGGAGGATTTAAAAGCCCtggggatgtggcacttggggacaggggtcaAGGGCTGGGTCAGGTTCACGGCCTTGGCCCCAGGCACCCCCCGGCACCGAGGGGGCTCCAGTGGGGCTCATCCCTGGGGTGCCCTGCCTGCACCATCCCTGCATCTCCATTTCTCCCTGGCAGCCCGGTGTGACCCCTGTGAGCTGATCCTGGGGCGTGACACGCAGCTGAGACGAGCAGGGCACTTTGGAGGGTGGCCCTTATGTGACAAGAGGTGAGGAGAGGTGGCTGAGAGCTCCAACAGAGGGTGGCAAACGAGGCCctgttccagcagctctggaacTTCCAGCATACGAGTCCTGAGCTCACCTACAACTGAATATTTATTCAGAACCATGCCCAATAAAGCATTTATAGGCCTCTAAAAGAAGCTAAATCGTCTCAAGACAAGGTAAACCTTTGATGTTTAATAACCTGTATTATAATAAGTATCTGCTCTGAAaaataaggaaggaaaatggaaagctTTCGAGCAGAGCAATCACTCACCTGCTGCAAATTGGTTTACAAGACATTTTAATATATCACCAAATTATTGCAGCTCCTGaccagcacacagcagcctgggaaggCAGTGCTAGACCTGCCAGGCCTCTGCAGGAGGGGACTTTAAAATagacacagggacacctttcctCAGGACATGCAGCCTGGAATGTGTCTGTGAAGGACGAGAACACAAACAGGCAGACAACACAAACCAGCTGGGTTAGACTGGGCCGGGCACAGTGCCCCAAACAAGGCAtttcctctgctgtccccagcccaaaAAGTGCATTTTGCATTGTCCCAGTGAAGCGATACATGGAATAATTAAATAGACCCCACaccctggggtagttatgaagtgggtctgtgtgtcagcgcccggcacaggTGAGATatctctccaaaacttgtgccccgagcctcggtctgacccacacctttattcccaaagctgTTCCATCTGCAGCACATTGCACAACTTtctcatgcatattcaacccctggccccgcctgtcctcgcctctcatgctaaatgagtccacgcccttctgggcacgcgtggtttgctgtggtggtcgcacgggggtctctctgtggtcctg
The window above is part of the Vidua macroura isolate BioBank_ID:100142 chromosome 6, ASM2450914v1, whole genome shotgun sequence genome. Proteins encoded here:
- the LOC128808897 gene encoding uncharacterized protein LOC128808897 isoform X4, which produces MHLCCEGLCDPRLRGCRNEDVRACILTPEAQLFWLPSSQSLLHSSCTELLNVLRMEQNSSHEQQSPGKALDGLSSTTGSRCDPCELILGRDTQLRRAGHFGGWPLCDKSIYRPLKEAKSSQDKLFGKQRASGCAWGSWSRIPAGWAMPQACPWSRSVWTMSPTTLELPLSPRGSRQWGWDGSRVPTEDLGTLGEPQKLQNLLQVEGAREKSPSAVHTRNMTVLESRE